In Monodelphis domestica isolate mMonDom1 chromosome 4, mMonDom1.pri, whole genome shotgun sequence, one DNA window encodes the following:
- the MUL1 gene encoding mitochondrial ubiquitin ligase activator of NFKB 1 translates to MDSGGRPSAIQLILLGTSSAVAAALYSVYRHKAQAARELKGAKKIHLGEDLKSILIDAPGKCVPYAVIEGAVRSVKETLNSQFVENCKGVIQRLTLQEHKMVWNRTTHLWNDCEKIIHQRTNTVPFDLVPHEDGTGVAVRVLKPLDSADLGLETVYEKFHPTIQSFTDVIGHYISGERPKGIQETEEMLKVGATITGVGELVLDNNSIRLQPPKQGLQYYLSSQDFDTLLQRQESSVKLWKILTVIFGFATCATLFFILRRQYLHRRERQRMKQMQEEFRQHEARVLRAASAEERETLKNACVVCLSSTKSCVFLECGHVCSCSECYQALSEPKKCPICRQEIVRVVPLYNS, encoded by the exons ATGGACAGCGGCGGGCGGCCTTCGGCGATCCAGCTCATCCTGCTGGGCACCAGCTCGGCCGTGGCCGCCGCCCTGTACTCCGTGTATCGGCACAAGGCCCAAGCAGCCCGCGAGCTCAAG ggAGCCAAAAAAATTCACTTGGGTGAAGACTTGAAGAGTATTCTTATTGATGCTCCAGGGAAGTGTGTGCCTTATGCTGTCATTGAAG gaGCTGTGCGTTCTGTTAAGGAAACTCTTAACAGCCAATTTGTAGAAAACTGCAAAGGAGTAATTCAGAGACTGACCCTCCAGGAGCACAAGATGGTGTGGAATCGGACAACCCACCTCTG GAATGACTGTGAAAAAATTATCCACCAGAGAACAAATACAGTACCCTTTGACCTGGTGCCCCATGAGGATGGCACAGGTGTGGCAGTCCGAGTTCTGAAGCCCCTGGACTCTGCTGATCTAGGCTTAGAGACTGTCTATGAGAAGTTCCATCCTACAATCCAGTCCTTTACTGATGTGATTGGCCACTACATCAGTGGGGAGCGACCCAAAGGCATCCAGGAGACAGAGGAGATGCTTAAGGTGGGGGCCACTATCACTGGTGTTGGGGAACTGGTCCTAGACAACAATTCCATCCGCCTGCAGCCTCCCAAACAGGGCCTGCAGTACTACCTGAGCAGTCAGGATTTTGACACCCTCCTGCAGCGACAAGAATCTAGtgtcaagctctggaagatcttgACGGTCATCTTTGGCTTTGCTACCTGTGCCACTCTCTTCTTCATCCTTCGGAGGCAGTACCTACATCGGCGAGAACGGCAGCGCATGAAGCAGATGCAGGAGGAATTCCGGCAGCATGAAGCCCGGGTCCTGAGGGCAGCCAGTGCTGAGGAGAGAGAGACTTTAAAAAATGCCTGTGTTGTGTGTCTGAGCAGCACCAAATCGTGTGTCTTTCTGGAGTGTGGCCATGTCTGCTCATGCAGCGAGTGTTACCAGGCCTTGTCTGAGCCAAAGAAGTGTCCCATTTGCAGACAGGAGATTGTCCGTGTAGTTCCCTTATACAACAGCTAA